In Ornithodoros turicata isolate Travis chromosome 1, ASM3712646v1, whole genome shotgun sequence, the DNA window GGTGATTACCGTAGCACGGTTAACCTGAGGACCAAGGCATCATCCTACCCGCTTCCCACTGCCACGGAGGTCTTCACCAGACTTCGTGGAGGAAAAATATTTTCTACGCTGGATTTGAAACAAGCGTATCAGCAGCTCCGATTGACCACTGCGGCTGCGGAAATTTTGACTGTTAACACGATTAAGGGTTTGTTCCGGGTGAAGAGGCTTCCGTTCGGAATATCGGCAGCTCCAGGAATTTTCCAGCGGTTCGTCGACACCTTGCTGGCGGATATTCCAGGCACAAGCGCTTACCTGGGTGACGTCATTGTCTGCGGAAAGGACATAGATGAACATAACAGACGCCTGGAGCAGGTGCTCAGTAAGCTGGAAGGGGCGAACCTTCGCCTAAGAAGAGACAAGTGCAAATTCGCGCTGCCAGAGGTTTCTTACTTAGGACATCGCATTGATGCAGAAGGTCTGCATCCGACAGACGACAAGGTCAAGGCATTGCTTCAGGCCCCATCACCGAAGTCCAAGACCGAATTGAAAGCGTTTCTAGGCATGCTGTCGTTTTACGACCGGTTCCTGAGAAACCGCGCCGCCAGAGCTAGGGATCTGTATGAATTGCTTAAACACGGCAACAAATGGCAGTGGCTGAAAAGGCACCAATCGGCGTTCGAAAACCTAAAGAAGCTGATAAACGAATGTACTGTACTTGCCCACTAAGACGAGACAAAACCATTAGTAATCGCGTACGACGCCTCTCCATACGGTGTAGGGGCCGTGCTTGCACAACTGGACGACGATGACCGCGAACTGCCCGTTGCGTTTGCCTCGCGCACGTTGGGACGTGCAGAGCAGAAATACGCTCAACTGGATCGGGAAGGACTAGCATTGGTGTTTGCGGTAGAAAAATTTCACCAGTACGTCGAAGGAAGGAGTTTCAAGATATACACCGATCATCGACCGCTGCTTGGCATAATGGGGCAACACAAGCCAATGCCTGGAATGCTGTCGCCAAGGATGACGAGATGGTGTCTGAAATTAGGGTGCTATGATTACGACTTGTGCTATCGGAAGGGCACCACAAACCAAAATGCCGACGCCTTCAGTAGACTGCCGTTGCCATCCATGACCGATGAACCGTATAGACCGGGTGACGTGCTCCTGTTGGACACGTTAGAAGGACCTGTTCTCACGGCTAAGACTCTAGAAAAGATGACTCAGCAAGATCCGGTGCTGTGAGCAGTTCACAGAGCATTGCGAAACGGTAGCCTTCACAAGTTACGGGGACAAGGCTTCGACCAATACAAGATACGCCGTCGGGAGCTGGCTACGGAGGGTGATTGTGTGACCAGAGGTTCAAGAGCTGTGGTTCTCCCGGCTGCTCGAGAGCAGGCCTTGAAACTGGTGCATTGCGGACACAGGGGCATAGTCACAATGAAAGCGTGTGCTCGAAGCTATACATGTGGTGGCCGGGAATCGATGGTGACATTGAGCAACTCGTACGCGGCTGCTCCAAATGCAAGGTCGATCGTCGCTCTCCGCCCCGAGCTCCGCCACCGCTGTGGAAAAAGACCGACGGAACCCTGGAAGACCATTCACATCGACTTCGCCGGACCGGTTGACGGGCGAACGTATCTACTGGTTGTTGACGCCTACACGAAGTGGCTGGAAGTTAGGCGAATGACAAGTACTACGGCCGCCGCTGTGATTGAACAGCTACGGTATATGTTCGCCACCTTCGGAATTCCGCAGGTAGTCGTGTCAGATAATGGGTCGGTGTTCCTATCGGCAGAAACCAAGAGATTTTTCAAAGCAAATGGCACTGAAGAAGGTGGTGGCCAGAGAGCAG includes these proteins:
- the LOC135387071 gene encoding uncharacterized protein K02A2.6-like, translated to MVTLSNSYAAAPNARSIVALRPELRHRCGKRPTEPWKTIHIDFAGPVDGRTYLLVVDAYTKWLEVRRMTSTTAAAVIEQLRYMFATFGIPQVVVSDNGSVFLSAETKRFFKANGTEEGSRSSAGPHRSSTRWSSSPFVDKELVCKSSTTLHIIALFFAAYWIFNIRYSGKAKGTLTFLERALLGFKETKPKARCLDLLNFFEFYSK